A region from the Citrobacter koseri ATCC BAA-895 genome encodes:
- the marB gene encoding multiple antibiotic resistance protein MarB, with protein sequence MKSLSSAMLAVLLVVSGQSIAEQTAQPGTQNDRDAMVMPSAHDQSPFDFNHMGAGSDKSDELGVPYYNGHSL encoded by the coding sequence ATGAAATCTCTGTCTTCCGCAATGCTGGCTGTGCTGCTTGTCGTCTCTGGCCAAAGCATTGCGGAGCAAACCGCACAACCTGGAACACAAAATGATCGCGATGCGATGGTCATGCCGTCTGCGCATGATCAGTCGCCATTCGATTTCAATCATATGGGTGCGGGAAGCGATAAATCCGACGAATTAGGCGTACCGTATTACAACGGACACAGCCTGTAA
- the eamA gene encoding O-acetylserine/cysteine exporter, with the protein MSRKDGLLALLVVVVWGLNFVVIKVGLHNMPPLMLAGLRFLLVAFPAIFFVARPKIPLPLLLGYGLTISFGQFAFLFCAIKFGMPAGLASLVLQAQAFFTIVLGAFAFGERLQGKQVAGIALAVFGVLLLIEASLNGQHIAMLGFMLTLAAAFCWACGNIFNKKIMQHATRPAVMSLVVWSALIPIIPFFLASLILDGSAQIVQSLIAIDMTTILSLVYLAFVATIVGYGIWGTLLGRYETWRVAPLSLLVPVVGLASAAVLLNETLTGLQFLGAVLIMAGLYINVFGFRLRKAAQVRG; encoded by the coding sequence ATGTCGCGTAAAGACGGGTTATTGGCGTTACTGGTCGTGGTGGTGTGGGGGCTTAACTTTGTCGTCATCAAAGTCGGGCTGCACAATATGCCGCCGCTGATGCTGGCGGGATTACGTTTTTTGTTGGTCGCGTTTCCGGCCATCTTCTTCGTTGCGCGTCCGAAAATCCCGCTGCCGCTGTTACTCGGCTACGGCCTGACCATCAGTTTTGGTCAATTCGCGTTTCTCTTTTGTGCGATTAAATTCGGAATGCCTGCCGGGCTGGCGTCACTGGTGCTACAGGCGCAGGCGTTTTTTACCATCGTACTGGGCGCGTTTGCGTTCGGCGAGCGCTTGCAGGGCAAACAGGTGGCCGGTATCGCGCTGGCGGTGTTTGGCGTTCTGCTGCTGATAGAAGCCAGCCTCAATGGGCAACATATTGCGATGCTCGGGTTTATGTTAACGCTGGCGGCGGCGTTCTGCTGGGCGTGCGGGAATATTTTCAATAAGAAGATCATGCAACATGCCACTCGCCCGGCGGTGATGTCGCTGGTGGTCTGGAGTGCGCTGATCCCGATTATTCCCTTCTTTCTGGCCTCTTTGATTCTGGACGGTTCTGCGCAGATAGTTCAGAGCCTGATCGCGATTGATATGACGACGATTTTATCGCTGGTGTATCTGGCGTTTGTCGCCACGATTGTCGGTTACGGGATCTGGGGAACGTTGCTCGGACGCTATGAAACCTGGCGTGTGGCGCCGCTGTCTTTGCTGGTGCCGGTTGTGGGGTTGGCCAGCGCGGCCGTGTTGCTTAATGAGACGCTTACCGGGTTACAGTTTCTTGGCGCGGTGCTGATTATGGCGGGTTTGTACATCAACGTGTTTGGTTTTCGGCTGCGCAAAGCGGCGCAGGTAAGGGGATAA
- the ydeE gene encoding efflux MFS transporter YdeE has protein sequence MNTTLRRSTLALLASSLLLTIGRGATLPFMTIYLNRQYDLSVDLIGYAMTVALTIGVIFSLGFGILADKFDKKRYMLLAISAFLLGFIAIPLVHSVTLVVLLFALINCAYSVFATVLKAWFADNLSATTRSKIFSLNYTVLNIGWTVGPPLGTLLVMQSINLPFWLAAICSAFPLVFIQTWVKRAETPVEGTTASVWSPSVLLRDKALLWFTLSAFLASFVSGAFASCISQYVMVVANGNFAEKVVAVVLPVNAAIVVSLQYAVGRRLTTANIRPSMAAGTICFVAGLVGFMISGNSLLLWGLSAAVFTIGEVIYAPGEYMLIDNIAPAGMKASYFSAQSLGWLGAAVNPLVSGVILTTLPAWSLFAVLIVAIILAWALMLKGMRARPWGQPAMC, from the coding sequence ATGAACACAACGCTGAGACGCTCCACCCTCGCTTTACTCGCCTCATCACTGTTATTGACCATTGGGCGCGGCGCCACGCTTCCGTTCATGACGATCTATCTTAACCGCCAGTACGATCTGAGCGTCGATCTGATCGGCTATGCCATGACGGTAGCGTTAACCATCGGCGTGATTTTCAGCCTGGGTTTCGGCATCCTCGCGGATAAGTTCGATAAAAAGCGCTATATGCTTCTGGCAATTTCGGCGTTCTTGCTGGGCTTTATCGCCATCCCCCTGGTACACAGCGTCACGCTGGTGGTGCTGCTTTTCGCCCTGATAAACTGCGCCTACTCCGTCTTTGCCACCGTGTTGAAAGCCTGGTTTGCCGACAATCTTTCCGCCACAACCAGGAGCAAAATATTTTCCCTCAACTATACCGTGCTCAATATTGGCTGGACCGTCGGGCCGCCGCTTGGCACCCTGCTGGTCATGCAAAGCATCAACCTGCCGTTCTGGCTTGCAGCCATTTGCTCTGCTTTCCCGCTGGTGTTTATCCAGACCTGGGTGAAGCGCGCAGAGACGCCCGTTGAAGGAACAACGGCGTCAGTCTGGTCGCCATCGGTGCTGTTACGCGATAAAGCCCTGCTCTGGTTTACCCTGTCGGCCTTCCTGGCGTCATTTGTCAGCGGCGCGTTCGCCTCATGTATTTCCCAGTATGTCATGGTCGTCGCGAACGGTAATTTTGCCGAAAAAGTGGTGGCTGTCGTACTCCCCGTCAACGCGGCGATTGTTGTTAGTCTGCAATATGCCGTAGGCCGTCGGTTAACGACCGCAAATATCAGACCCTCGATGGCGGCCGGCACAATCTGTTTCGTGGCTGGGCTGGTTGGTTTTATGATTTCAGGAAACAGCCTGCTGCTCTGGGGGCTCTCTGCCGCCGTATTTACCATTGGCGAGGTTATTTACGCCCCGGGCGAATATATGCTGATCGATAACATTGCTCCGGCGGGGATGAAAGCAAGCTACTTCTCAGCGCAGTCGCTTGGCTGGCTCGGCGCGGCGGTCAACCCGCTGGTCAGCGGCGTGATCCTCACCACTTTGCCCGCCTGGTCCCTGTTTGCGGTGCTGATCGTTGCGATTATTCTTGCCTGGGCGCTGATGCTAAAAGGGATGCGGGCCAGACCCTGGGGGCAGCCCGCAATGTGCTGA
- the urtE gene encoding urea ABC transporter ATP-binding subunit UrtE: MLQVNELNQYYGGSHILRGVSFEARIGEVTCLLGRNGVGKTTLLKCLMGLIPARTGNVIWQGKNITQRKPHQRVRAGVAYVPQGREIFPRLTVEENLLLGLSRFSARDAKQVPDDIYALFPVLKEMKHRRGGDLSGGQQQQLAIGRALACRPQLLILDEPTEGIQPSVIKEIGQVISHLARQGDMAILLVEQFYDFAAQLADHYLLMSRGSIIQSGRGENMEAEGVRGLVAI; the protein is encoded by the coding sequence ATGTTACAGGTGAATGAACTGAATCAATATTACGGCGGCAGTCATATCCTGCGCGGGGTAAGTTTTGAGGCCCGCATTGGCGAAGTAACCTGTTTGCTTGGGCGTAACGGCGTGGGAAAAACCACCTTACTGAAGTGTCTGATGGGGTTAATCCCGGCACGCACCGGCAATGTGATCTGGCAGGGGAAGAACATCACCCAGCGTAAACCGCATCAGCGCGTGCGGGCTGGTGTCGCCTATGTGCCGCAAGGGCGGGAGATTTTTCCTCGCCTGACGGTAGAAGAAAACCTGCTGTTGGGGCTGTCGCGTTTTTCCGCCCGCGATGCAAAACAGGTGCCGGATGATATTTACGCGCTTTTCCCGGTGCTTAAAGAGATGAAGCACCGGCGAGGGGGCGATCTTTCTGGGGGGCAACAGCAGCAGCTGGCAATTGGCCGGGCGCTGGCCTGCCGTCCTCAGCTGTTAATTCTGGATGAACCGACCGAAGGGATACAGCCGTCGGTGATCAAAGAGATTGGGCAGGTGATTTCACATCTGGCGCGTCAGGGGGATATGGCGATTTTGCTGGTGGAGCAGTTCTATGATTTTGCCGCCCAACTGGCGGATCACTACTTACTGATGTCGCGGGGAAGCATTATTCAGAGCGGCAGGGGCGAGAATATGGAAGCGGAGGGCGTTCGCGGGCTGGTCGCGATCTGA
- the urtD gene encoding urea ABC transporter ATP-binding protein UrtD gives MQPDDGLFTRQLPGDRFRDQTDPVLQLEGINVNFDGFQALTDLTLNIGVGELRCVIGPNGAGKTTLMDVITGKTRPQSGRAIYDQSTDLTSLDPIAIARQGIGRKFQKPTVFEALTVEENLELAMKEDKSVWATLRARLSGEQRDRIDEMLGLLRLGAERGRRAGLLSHGQKQFLEIGMLLVQEPHLLLLDEPAAGMTDAETEYTAELFRTLAGKHSLMVVEHDMGFVETIADHVTVLHQGRVLAEGSLRDVQANEQVIEVYLGR, from the coding sequence ATGCAACCGGATGACGGACTTTTTACCCGCCAGTTGCCGGGGGATCGTTTTCGCGATCAAACAGACCCGGTTCTGCAACTGGAAGGGATCAACGTCAATTTTGACGGCTTCCAGGCGCTGACGGATTTAACCCTGAACATTGGCGTTGGGGAATTGCGCTGCGTTATTGGCCCTAATGGCGCCGGAAAAACCACCTTAATGGATGTGATTACCGGTAAAACCCGGCCGCAAAGCGGACGCGCGATTTACGATCAGTCCACGGACTTAACTTCGCTCGATCCTATCGCGATTGCCCGCCAGGGCATTGGGCGTAAATTTCAGAAACCGACCGTGTTTGAGGCCCTGACGGTGGAGGAGAATCTGGAACTGGCGATGAAAGAGGATAAATCCGTCTGGGCCACGTTAAGAGCGCGCCTCTCGGGCGAGCAGCGGGATCGCATTGACGAGATGCTCGGGCTATTGCGCCTGGGCGCGGAGCGTGGGCGTCGCGCCGGGCTGCTTTCGCACGGACAAAAGCAGTTTCTGGAAATCGGTATGCTGCTGGTACAGGAGCCGCATCTGCTGCTACTGGATGAACCTGCGGCGGGGATGACGGACGCGGAAACGGAGTATACCGCTGAGCTGTTTCGCACTCTGGCGGGGAAACACTCGCTGATGGTGGTGGAGCATGACATGGGGTTTGTCGAAACCATTGCCGACCATGTTACCGTTTTGCATCAGGGACGCGTGCTGGCGGAAGGGAGCCTGCGCGACGTCCAGGCCAATGAACAGGTTATTGAAGTTTACCTCGGGCGATAG
- the urtC gene encoding urea ABC transporter permease subunit UrtC has product MTMPMTLTLARRAPRTVQVFGLCLLAALLILPFLALLPADHPLAVPVWVLTLAGKILCYAIVAVALDLVWGYAGMLSLGHGIFFALGGYAMGMYLMRQASGDGLPAFMSFLSWSELPWFWWGTQHFAWAMLLVVLVPGLLALVFGYFAFRSKIKGVYFSIMTQALTFAGMLLFFRNETGFGGNNGFTGFTTLLGFPVAATSTRVALFLATVILLVLALWLGYLLARSKFGRVLTAVRDAENRLMFCGYDPRGFKLLVWTLSAVLCGLAGALYVPQVGIINPSEMSPTNSIEAAIWVALGGRGTLIGPVFGAVLVNGAKSLFTVIMPEYWQLFLGLIFIGVTLFLPRGVIGLFRKGEK; this is encoded by the coding sequence ATGACCATGCCAATGACATTAACACTGGCGCGTAGAGCGCCGCGTACTGTCCAGGTTTTTGGCCTCTGCCTGCTGGCGGCGCTGCTGATTCTGCCTTTTCTGGCGCTGCTGCCTGCGGATCACCCGCTGGCTGTCCCGGTCTGGGTGTTAACGCTGGCCGGGAAGATCCTCTGTTACGCCATTGTCGCTGTGGCGCTGGATCTGGTGTGGGGGTATGCCGGAATGCTGTCGCTGGGGCACGGTATTTTCTTCGCGCTGGGCGGGTATGCGATGGGAATGTATCTGATGCGTCAGGCCTCTGGCGACGGACTTCCCGCGTTTATGTCTTTCCTCTCCTGGAGTGAATTACCGTGGTTCTGGTGGGGAACGCAGCACTTCGCCTGGGCGATGCTGCTGGTTGTGCTGGTTCCGGGGCTGCTGGCGCTGGTGTTCGGCTATTTTGCCTTCCGCTCAAAAATCAAAGGCGTCTATTTTTCCATTATGACCCAGGCGCTGACGTTCGCAGGCATGCTGCTGTTTTTCCGTAACGAAACCGGGTTTGGCGGCAATAACGGGTTTACGGGGTTTACCACGTTGCTGGGCTTTCCTGTTGCGGCGACCTCCACGCGCGTTGCGCTGTTTCTCGCGACCGTCATATTACTGGTGCTGGCGTTGTGGCTGGGGTATCTCCTTGCGCGCAGTAAGTTTGGCCGCGTTCTGACCGCCGTGCGCGATGCGGAAAATCGCCTGATGTTTTGTGGGTACGATCCGCGTGGCTTCAAACTGCTGGTATGGACGCTCTCCGCTGTTCTGTGCGGTCTGGCGGGCGCTCTGTACGTTCCTCAGGTCGGCATCATTAACCCCAGCGAAATGTCGCCGACCAACTCTATTGAAGCGGCCATCTGGGTCGCGCTGGGCGGGCGCGGCACCTTAATTGGCCCGGTGTTTGGCGCAGTGCTGGTGAACGGCGCTAAAAGTCTGTTTACGGTGATTATGCCGGAGTACTGGCAGCTGTTTCTCGGCCTGATCTTTATTGGCGTTACGCTGTTTTTACCGCGCGGCGTCATTGGTCTGTTTCGCAAAGGAGAAAAATGA
- the urtB gene encoding urea ABC transporter permease subunit UrtB → MKAMRFIRGVLLMTWLVPWIVQATDADVFVGASRAQQATLLEQWAITPEAQRLPLLNALARENVLTDSAKHAFIRQGTQVLPLGAVAAPDGELKKVRLTNRLRNLVSGALATHQLLSDNVTERAAAASLLQREATPAMLPLLQQRLAQETESEVTSRLEIALANLQLVSPSADVRRQAIVLLGQSGDPETQSRLQPFTDAEHEPDARVREAATESLNAIAQRMVIGDLLGQAFMGLSLGSILLLAALGLAITYGLLGVINMAHGEMLMLGAYSTWMVQQFMGQFMPQWLAFYPVVALPVAFLIAAGTGMALERGIIRHLYGRPLETLLATWGISLMLIQLVRMTFGAQNLEVANPAWLSGGVQVYANLTLPWNRIVVLGFAMLVLFFTWLLLNKTRLGMRVRAVTQNRSMAACCGVPTGRVDMLAFGLGSGIAGLGGVALSQLGNVGPELGQGYIIDSFLVVVLGGVGQLAGSVAAAFGLGIFNKILEPQMGAVLGKIVILIAIVLFIQKRPQGLFALKGRVID, encoded by the coding sequence ATGAAAGCCATGCGCTTTATTCGGGGTGTGTTGCTAATGACGTGGCTGGTGCCGTGGATCGTGCAGGCAACCGATGCCGATGTATTTGTTGGCGCCAGCCGGGCGCAACAGGCGACGTTATTAGAACAATGGGCCATCACGCCTGAGGCGCAGCGTTTGCCTTTGTTGAACGCATTAGCGCGTGAGAATGTGCTGACTGATAGCGCAAAGCACGCTTTCATTCGGCAGGGTACGCAGGTTCTGCCGCTCGGCGCTGTCGCCGCGCCCGATGGCGAACTGAAAAAAGTTCGTCTGACTAACCGTCTGCGAAACCTGGTCAGCGGGGCGTTAGCCACGCATCAACTATTAAGTGACAATGTCACGGAAAGAGCCGCTGCCGCCAGCCTGTTACAGCGGGAGGCCACGCCCGCGATGCTGCCGCTTTTACAGCAGCGGCTGGCGCAGGAAACGGAAAGCGAAGTGACATCACGTCTGGAGATTGCGCTGGCTAACCTGCAACTGGTGAGTCCTTCCGCTGACGTCCGGCGTCAGGCGATTGTCTTACTGGGGCAGTCGGGCGACCCGGAAACGCAATCACGCCTGCAACCCTTTACGGATGCTGAACATGAACCGGATGCGCGTGTTCGCGAGGCCGCGACAGAAAGCCTGAACGCAATCGCGCAGCGGATGGTGATTGGCGATCTCCTGGGGCAGGCATTTATGGGGCTGTCGCTGGGATCGATTCTGCTGCTGGCGGCCCTGGGGCTGGCGATCACCTATGGATTACTGGGCGTAATCAATATGGCGCACGGTGAAATGCTGATGCTTGGCGCGTACAGCACATGGATGGTTCAGCAGTTTATGGGGCAGTTCATGCCACAGTGGCTGGCGTTTTATCCCGTTGTGGCGTTGCCGGTTGCCTTCCTGATCGCCGCCGGAACTGGAATGGCGCTGGAGCGCGGCATTATTCGCCATCTTTATGGTCGTCCTCTCGAAACGCTGCTGGCGACCTGGGGGATTAGTCTGATGCTGATCCAACTGGTACGCATGACCTTTGGCGCGCAAAACCTGGAGGTTGCCAACCCTGCGTGGCTTTCTGGCGGGGTGCAGGTCTATGCCAACCTGACGTTGCCCTGGAACCGTATCGTGGTGCTGGGGTTCGCCATGCTGGTGCTGTTTTTCACCTGGCTATTGCTGAATAAAACCCGCCTCGGGATGCGCGTTCGCGCGGTAACGCAGAACCGCAGTATGGCGGCGTGTTGCGGCGTGCCGACGGGGCGCGTGGACATGCTGGCGTTTGGCCTCGGCTCGGGGATCGCCGGATTGGGCGGCGTGGCCTTGTCGCAACTGGGCAACGTCGGGCCGGAACTGGGTCAGGGATACATTATTGATTCATTTTTAGTGGTGGTGCTCGGTGGCGTCGGACAACTGGCGGGGAGCGTGGCCGCCGCATTTGGGTTGGGTATCTTCAATAAGATTCTGGAACCGCAAATGGGCGCGGTGCTGGGCAAAATCGTCATTCTGATTGCGATCGTTCTGTTTATCCAGAAACGGCCTCAGGGATTGTTTGCGCTGAAAGGGAGGGTTATTGATTAA
- the urtA gene encoding urea ABC transporter substrate-binding protein, giving the protein MQRRTLLKAFALSASVVAMGLSFSVQAADTIKVGIMHSLSGTMAISETPLKDMALMTIDEINAKGGVLGKKLEPVVVDPASNWPLFAEKARQLLSQDKVAVVFGCWTSVSRKSVLPVFEELNGLLFYPVQYEGEELSPNVFYTGAAPNQQAIPAVEYLMSEDGGSAKRFFLLGTDYVYPRTTNKILRAWLHAKGVEDKDIEEVYTPFGHSDYQTIVANIKKFSAGGKTAVVSTINGDSNVPFYKELANQGIKATDVPVVAFSVGEEELRGIDTRPLVGNLAAWNYFESVDNPTNQKFVADYRAYAKAHKLPNADTVVTNDPMEATYVGLHMWAQAVEKAGTTDVDKVREAMAGQSFAAPSGFTLTMDATNHHLHKPVMIGEIEDNGQFNVVWQTDEPVRAQPWSPFIAGNDKKSDQPVKTASN; this is encoded by the coding sequence ATGCAGCGTCGTACATTATTAAAAGCCTTTGCACTGTCCGCCTCGGTGGTTGCGATGGGGCTGAGCTTTAGCGTTCAGGCGGCCGATACGATTAAGGTCGGCATCATGCATTCGCTATCCGGCACGATGGCCATTTCGGAAACCCCGCTTAAAGATATGGCGTTGATGACGATTGATGAGATCAATGCTAAAGGCGGCGTGCTGGGCAAAAAGCTGGAACCGGTGGTGGTTGACCCGGCCTCAAACTGGCCGTTGTTTGCAGAGAAAGCGCGTCAGCTGCTGAGCCAGGATAAAGTCGCGGTCGTGTTTGGCTGCTGGACGTCGGTATCGCGTAAATCGGTGTTGCCGGTATTTGAAGAGTTAAACGGGCTGCTGTTTTACCCTGTGCAATACGAAGGGGAAGAGTTATCGCCGAATGTTTTCTATACCGGCGCAGCGCCAAATCAGCAGGCTATTCCGGCTGTCGAATATCTGATGAGTGAAGACGGCGGCAGCGCGAAACGCTTTTTCCTGCTGGGAACCGATTATGTCTACCCTCGTACCACCAATAAGATCCTTCGCGCCTGGCTGCATGCCAAAGGCGTCGAGGATAAAGATATTGAAGAGGTGTATACCCCGTTCGGACACAGCGATTACCAGACTATTGTCGCCAATATCAAAAAATTCTCTGCGGGCGGTAAAACGGCGGTGGTCTCCACCATTAACGGCGACTCAAATGTTCCGTTCTACAAAGAGCTGGCGAATCAGGGGATAAAAGCGACAGACGTGCCGGTCGTGGCATTCTCGGTCGGTGAAGAGGAGTTGCGCGGTATCGATACCAGACCGCTGGTGGGCAACCTGGCGGCGTGGAACTATTTTGAATCTGTCGACAACCCCACTAACCAGAAATTCGTTGCGGATTACCGGGCATACGCCAAAGCGCATAAGCTGCCGAATGCCGACACCGTCGTGACCAACGATCCGATGGAAGCGACCTATGTGGGCCTGCATATGTGGGCGCAGGCAGTAGAAAAAGCCGGTACGACCGACGTCGATAAAGTCCGCGAGGCGATGGCGGGGCAATCCTTCGCTGCGCCGTCTGGCTTTACCCTGACGATGGACGCCACCAACCACCATCTGCATAAACCCGTCATGATTGGCGAAATTGAAGATAACGGCCAGTTCAATGTGGTATGGCAAACCGACGAACCGGTTCGCGCCCAGCCCTGGAGCCCGTTTATCGCCGGTAACGATAAAAAATCAGACCAGCCTGTTAAAACCGCCAGCAACTGA
- a CDS encoding cobalamin-independent methionine synthase II family protein: MQKQQAPFRADIVGSFLRPDTIKQARLQFACGEITAQQLRAVEDDAIRTVVEQQCACGLHVVTDGEFRRAWWHFDFFDGLQGVERYDAEKGIQFNGVQTKAHGVRVTGKLGFGDHPMLEDFRYLKSISGAAEPKMTIPSPSVLHFRGGRKDIDATVYPHLDAYFDDLATTWRDAIHAFYEAGCRYLQLDDTVWAYLCSDQQRQQIRERGDDPDELAQIYARVINRALEDKPADLTVGLHVCRGNFRSTWISEGGYEPVAEVLFGTVNVDAFFLEYDNDRSGDFAPLRFVRPGRQQVVLGLVTTKNGELENPEGVKARLQEAERYVAKEQICLSPQCGFASTEEGNTLTEAQQWGKVRLITEIASQVW; this comes from the coding sequence ATGCAAAAACAACAGGCCCCGTTTCGCGCAGACATCGTCGGCAGTTTTTTACGCCCGGACACGATCAAACAAGCTCGTTTGCAATTTGCATGCGGTGAGATAACGGCGCAACAATTGCGCGCGGTAGAAGATGACGCTATCCGCACCGTTGTGGAGCAGCAGTGTGCCTGCGGGCTGCATGTCGTCACGGATGGCGAGTTTCGCCGCGCCTGGTGGCATTTTGATTTCTTTGATGGACTGCAAGGCGTTGAACGCTATGACGCTGAGAAGGGGATCCAGTTTAATGGCGTGCAGACAAAAGCGCACGGCGTGCGCGTTACCGGAAAACTGGGGTTTGGCGATCACCCTATGCTGGAAGACTTCCGCTATCTGAAAAGCATTAGCGGTGCAGCCGAGCCCAAAATGACCATTCCATCCCCCAGCGTGCTGCATTTCCGTGGCGGGCGCAAAGATATCGATGCTACCGTTTATCCGCATCTGGACGCTTATTTTGATGATTTGGCTACCACCTGGCGCGATGCGATTCATGCTTTTTATGAAGCTGGCTGTCGTTATCTGCAATTGGATGACACCGTCTGGGCTTACTTGTGCTCCGACCAGCAACGTCAGCAGATTCGTGAGCGGGGTGACGATCCTGACGAGCTGGCGCAGATTTATGCCCGCGTGATTAACCGTGCGCTGGAGGATAAACCAGCCGATCTGACGGTCGGGCTGCATGTTTGCAGGGGAAATTTCCGTTCGACGTGGATCTCTGAAGGGGGCTATGAACCGGTGGCGGAAGTGTTGTTCGGCACGGTGAACGTTGATGCGTTTTTCCTGGAATATGATAACGATCGCTCCGGTGATTTCGCGCCGCTGCGCTTTGTTCGGCCCGGACGTCAGCAGGTGGTTCTGGGTCTGGTGACCACGAAAAACGGCGAGCTGGAAAACCCGGAAGGGGTGAAAGCCCGCTTGCAGGAGGCAGAGCGCTATGTCGCAAAAGAGCAGATCTGCCTTAGCCCACAGTGTGGATTTGCCTCCACGGAAGAGGGGAATACGCTGACGGAAGCCCAGCAATGGGGCAAAGTACGCCTCATCACCGAAATCGCCAGTCAGGTCTGGTAA
- the mgtS gene encoding protein MgtS produces MLGNMNVFMAVLGIILFSGFLAAYFSHKWDD; encoded by the coding sequence ATGCTGGGTAATATGAACGTTTTCATGGCCGTTCTGGGAATTATTTTATTTTCTGGTTTTCTGGCCGCGTATTTCAGTCATAAATGGGATGATTAA
- a CDS encoding diguanylate cyclase yields MIKKTIEIDTILLDLNQSIDAHYQWLVKMFRCTVSGDVNQPDIFDINSHCLCQFSQWLNNHPVHEPEEKGFVIKIIIAHEHMHTRGRELLRAIAEKRSEDHHFDRFQEALLAFTSAVMDYKIYLLNIRSNMDILTGLPGRRVLDESFDRQLIDAQPLNLYLLLFDIDRFKLVNDNYGHLVGDSVLRTLASNLSVWTRYDETPYRYGGEEFVIIIRTKTDEQACRAGLRICQLVADNPINYPDGELSITVTAGITQAQQGEPLDVVIGRADRAMYRGKQTGRNRCMFMDKDQQITRV; encoded by the coding sequence ATGATTAAAAAAACGATAGAAATCGATACCATCTTGTTAGATCTGAACCAGTCTATTGATGCCCACTATCAGTGGCTGGTGAAAATGTTTCGTTGCACAGTGTCTGGCGATGTCAATCAACCCGATATTTTCGATATCAACTCTCACTGTCTGTGTCAGTTCAGCCAATGGCTAAATAATCATCCGGTACACGAACCTGAAGAAAAGGGCTTTGTTATCAAGATTATTATTGCTCATGAACACATGCACACACGAGGTCGGGAATTACTGCGGGCGATCGCGGAGAAACGTTCGGAAGATCACCATTTTGACCGTTTTCAGGAAGCGTTATTAGCATTTACCTCGGCGGTGATGGACTACAAAATATATCTGCTCAATATTCGCAGCAATATGGATATATTAACCGGATTACCCGGGCGCAGAGTCCTTGATGAATCTTTCGATCGTCAGCTTATTGATGCACAACCGCTTAATTTATATTTGCTGCTTTTTGATATTGACCGCTTTAAATTGGTCAATGACAACTATGGTCATCTGGTCGGTGATAGCGTGCTGCGCACCCTGGCGTCGAATTTATCCGTCTGGACGCGCTACGATGAAACGCCTTACCGCTATGGCGGGGAGGAGTTTGTGATTATCATCCGTACAAAAACGGATGAACAGGCCTGTCGGGCAGGGTTACGTATCTGCCAGCTAGTGGCGGATAATCCGATTAACTACCCTGACGGAGAACTTTCGATAACGGTAACTGCGGGCATTACCCAGGCGCAGCAGGGAGAGCCGCTGGATGTCGTCATCGGACGCGCAGACAGGGCAATGTACCGGGGTAAACAAACCGGAAGGAATCGCTGCATGTTTATGGATAAAGATCAGCAAATCACGCGTGTGTAG